From the genome of Malus domestica chromosome 04, GDT2T_hap1, one region includes:
- the LOC103419509 gene encoding uncharacterized protein, with protein MANPPSSSTAPPSTSSQFTYANASSSSSYFPMPFHLQQPQYPAPYAVAAPPAPSVYPAPAPVAGVYSLPQQYQQAQQLFQRDAQTITPEALESVKAALANSEIEHKAEAKKKAIPRKAAGHAWEDPTLAEWPENDYRLFCGDLGNEVNDDVLSKAFSRFPSFNMARVVRDKRTGKTKGFGFVSFANPSDLAGALKEMNGKYVGNRPIKLRKSNWRERIDYDALERQKHHTHKKPKPSKKSILHK; from the exons ATGGCGAACCCACCGTCTTCTTCCACAGCTCCTCCGTCGACCTCTTCCCAATTCACATATGCCAACGCCTCGTCGTCGTCGTCCTACTTCCCCATGCCATTCCACCTCCAGCAACCCCAGTACCCCGCTCCTTACGCCGTCGCAGCGCCACCCGCCCCATCCGTCTACCCGGCCCCGGCTCCGGTCGCTGGTGTCTACTCTCTCCCTCAGCAGTATCAGCAG GCTCAGCAGTTGTTTCAAAGGGATGCGCAGACGATTACACCTGAGGCTCTCGAGAGTGTGAAAGCTGCTCTTGCAAACAGCGAAATTGAGCACAAAGCGGAAGCTAAGAAGAAAGCTATCCCTCGTAAAGCTGCCGGGCACGCCTGGGAGGACCCAACTCTTGCAGAATGGCCAGAAA ATGATTATCGACTTTTTTGTGGTGATCTTGGTAATGAGGTGAATGATGATGttctttcaaaagcattttcacGATTTCCTTCCTTTAACATGGCAAGA GTTGTCAGAGATAAGAGGACTGGAAAAACCAAGGGCTTTGGATTTGTTAGCTTTGCCAACCCTTCTGACCTGGCCGGAGCACTAAAGGAAATGAATG GTAAGTACGTGGGCAATCGGCCAATCAAACTACGGAAAAGTAACTGGAGGGAGAGGATAGATTATGATGCACTAGAAAGACAAAAG CACCACACTCACAAGAAACCAAAGCCTTCGAAGAAGAGTATATTGCACAAGTGA
- the LOC103427747 gene encoding uncharacterized protein isoform X2, which yields MRKAEYFSKDFEWEDLRAQVENDPSFSYHLLPFEPTSFSLNSVATDQSRSSAADGSHAWNSFHHRHSSGKFFKERRYLLEEFPELVNWKGNSKVLEVGCGNGSTVLPILRGNENIVVYACDCSTEALDRVKETIDASNIAAVEHHFHPFCCDFSVTTFPTWLACNPCRENFTQTSQQRLTGLYDMTMLRFEEDKRVQFREYMRSDGTRSYFFCLDTVRDLFVGAGFKQLELEYCCVKSVNRRKGKSMQRVWVHGKFQKPV from the exons ATGAGAAAAGCAGAGTACTTCAGCAAGGACTTCGAGTGGGAAGACCTCCGAGCTCAGGTGGAAAACGACCCGTCGTTCAGCTACCACTTGCTGCCTTTCGAACCCACCTCCTTCTCACTGAATTCTGTCGCAACAGATCAATCCCGTTCCTCCGCCGCCGACGGCTCTCACGCGTGGAACAGTTTTCACCACCGTCATTCCTCCGGCAAATTCTTCAAG GAAAGAAGATATTTGTTAGAAGAATTCCCTGAACTAGTTAATTGGAAAGGAAATTCTAAGGTTTTGGAGGTGGGATGCGGTAATGGCAGCACCGTTCTTCCAATATTACG TGGCAATGAGAACATCGTTGTTTATGCTTGTGATTGTAGCACTGAGGCCCTTGACAGGGTTAAGGAGACTATAGATGCCTCTAACATTGCAGCTGTTGAACATCATTTCCATCcattttgttgtgatttttctGTAACTACATTTCCAACGTGGTTGGCCTGCAATCCTTGTCGAGAAAACTTCACACAAACATCGCAGCAGCGCTTGACAG GCCTCTATGACATGACCATGCTTCGATTTGAGGAGGACAAAAGAGTGCAATTCAGGGAGTATATGCGATCAGATGGAACCCGTTCTTATTTCTTCTGTCTAGATACTGTGAGGGATCTATTTGTGGGTGCCGGCTTCAAACAG CTTGAGCTCGAATACTGCTGTGTTAAGTCAGTGAACCGTCGGAAGGGTAAGAGCATGCAAAGGGTGTGGGTTCATGGAAAGTTCCAGAAGCCGGTATGA
- the LOC103427745 gene encoding uncharacterized protein, producing the protein MHGFPEGVGKAADLGQLQSTMHTIELACTSIQMHMNSAAAEATILSLSQTPQPYQACKFILENSQMANARFEAAAAIRNAAIREWSSLSSDDKKSMISFCLCFVMQHANSPEGYVQAKVSSVAAQLLKRGWLEFSVSDKEAFFYQVNQAAYGIHGVDVQFAGINFVESLVSEFSPSTSSPIGLPREFHEHCRKSLEQDHLKTFYCWARDAALSVTNKIVESDSAVPEVKVCTAALRLMLQILNWEFSTSAFAAGVKQGSDSPKRSECNLVQPGPAWHDVLVSSGHIGWLLSLYGALRQKFLCEGYWLDCPIAVAARKLIVQFCSLTGTIFPPDNVQVQERHLLELLCGIIPWLDPPDAVSKAIECGKSESEMLDGCRALLSIATVTTPSVFDQLLKSTRPYGTLTFLCVLMSDVVNNLMTNNSEEETWSWEARDILLDTWTALLVPVNRSGGNALFPTEGKNDTASLFALIVQAELKAASASAFKDDDSDYLQASIVALDERLSSYALIARAAIDVTIPFLTSLFTERFERLNQGRGIIDPTETLEELYSLLLITGHVIADEGDGETPLIPNAIQIHFPDNLEANNHPVVILCSSIIRFAEQSLQLEMRASVFSPRLMEAVIWFLARWSCTYLMSPEGNRESTSKNVLLGFFGQHNQGKFVLDIIVHISLTTLASYPGEKDLQAITCFQLLHSLVQQKHICVHLVALDSWRDLAKAFANEKTLFLLNTAHQRSLAQTLVRSASGMSNSEASNLYVRDLMSHMAKYLVEMTSKSDFKNIAQQPDIILMVSCFLERLRGAASASEPRTQKAIYELGFSVMNPVLVLLEVYKHESAVVYLILKFVVAWVDGQISYLEPQETATVVNFCMSLLQLYSSNNIGKISISLSSSLLTEAKTEKYKDLRALLQLLSSLCSKDLVDFSSDSTETQGTNISQVVYFGLHIVTPLLSLDLLKYPKFCYDYFSLLSHLLEVYPETVAQLNSEAFSHVLGTLEFGLRHQDMEIVDMCLRALRALASYHYKETSAGKVGLGSHAAGLKDSGGNFQEGILSRFLRSVLQLLLFEDYSPDLVSGAADALLPLILCEQSLYQRLGSELIERQANASLKSRLTNALQRLTSANQLSSTLDRKNHQVFRKNLNSFLIEVRGFLRTM; encoded by the exons ATGCATGGATTTCCAGAGGGAGTAGGAAAAGCGGCGGACTTGGGGCAGCTGCAGTCCACCATGCACACCATCGAGCTCGCCTGCACTTCCATTCAG atGCATATGAATTCGGCTGCAGCTGAGGCAACTATTTTGTCGCTGTCCCAGACCCCCCAACCATACCAGGCATGTAAATTCATTCTTG AGAACTCTCAAATGGCAAATGCAAGGTTTGAGGCTGCAGCTGCAATTCGAAATGCAGCAATTAGAGAATGGAGTTCTCTTAGCTCTGATGACAAGAAAAGCATGATCAG tttttgtctttgttttgtTATGCAACATGCTAATTCACCTGAGGGCTATGTCCAAGCAAAAGTATCTTCCGTGGCAGCTCAATTGTTGAAAAGGGGCTG GCTTGAATTTTCAGTTAGTGATAAGGAGGCATTTTTCTATCAG GTAAACCAGGCTGCTTATGGCATTCATGGTGTAGATGTGCAGTTCGCTGGAATTAATTTTGTCGAATCTCTG gtTTCTGAATTTTCCCCGTCTACTTCAAGTCCGATTGGTCTTCCTAGAGAGTTTCATGAGCATTGCCGGAAGTCATTAGAGCAAGACCATTTGAAG ACATTCTATTGCTGGGCAAGAGATGCTGCTTTAAGTGTGACAAATAAAATAGTTGAGTCTGACTCTGCGGTACCTGAGGTTAAAGTCTGTACTGCTGCGCTGCGTCTCATGCTTCAAATTCTGAATTGGGAATTCAGTACAAGTGCATTTGCCGCTGGAGTCAAGCAAGGCAGTGATTCACCTAAGAGGTCTGAGTGTAACTTAGTGCAG CCTGGTCCAGCTTGGCATGATGTTTTGGTTTCTAGTGGCCATATAGGGTGGCTCTTGAGCTTATATGGCGCTCTAAGGCAGAAGTTTCTGTGTGAAGGTTATTGGCTTGATTGCCCCATAGCTGTTGCTGCCCGAAAGTTAATTGTACAGTTTTGCTCCCTGACAGGAACCATATTTCCACCTG ATAATGTACAAGTGCAAGAACGCCACCTTCTCGAACTGCTTTGTGGAATAATACCATGGCTTGATCCTCCTGATGCTGTTTCTAAAGCGATTGAATGTGGAAAGAGTGAAAG CGAGATGCTCGACGGTTGTCGTGCTTTGTTGTCCATTGCAACTGTTACAACTCCCTCTGTGTTTGACCAACTGTTAAAATCAACAAG GCCCTATGGCACTCTTACCTTCTTGTGCGTACTGATGTCTGATGTCGTTAACAACCTCATGACTAATAACTCTGAGGAAGAGACATGGAGCTGGGAGGCACGTGACATTTTGCTAGATACCTGGACTGCCCTTCTTGTG CCAGTTAATAGGAGTGGTGGGAATGCATTGTTTCCAACCGAAGGGAAAAATGACACTGCTAGTTTATTTGCCTTGATTGTACAGGCTGAACTAAAAG CTGCTTCTGCATCAGCATTTAAAGATGATGACTCCGACTACCTTCAGGCTTCCATTGTAG CCCTGGATGAGAGGTTAAGCTCATATGCTCTTATTGCTAGAGCAGCAATTGATGTCACCATTCCTTTTCTCACAAGCCTTTTTACTGAGCGCTTTGAACGGCTTAATCAG GGCAGGGGCATTATTGATCCAACTGAAACTTTGGAGGAGCTTTACTCATTGTTACTCATCACTGGGCACGTGATCGCTGATGAAGGGGACGGAGAAACACCGCTG ATTCCAAATGCTATACAAATTCATTTTCCAGACAATCTGGAAGCAAACAATCATCCTGTGGTCATCCTCTGTAG CTCAATTATAAGGTTTGCTGAGCAAAGTTTACAACTAGAAATGAGAGCATCAGTTTTCAGTCCTCGACTAATGGAG GCTGTTATATGGTTCCTTGCAAGATGGTCTTGTACGTACCTAATGTCTCCCGAAGGAAATAGAGAAAGCACCTCTAAAAACGTCTTGCTTGGGTTTTTTGGACAACATAATCAGGGAAAATTTGTGCTTGACATTATTGTTCACATATCCTTGACCACCTTGGCGTCATATCCTGGGGAAAAGGATCTGCAG GCAATCACTTGTTTCCAGCTACTTCATTCCCTTGTGCAGCAAAAACATATTTGTGTTCACCTTGTTGCATTG GATTCATGGCGTGACCTAGCAAAAGCTTTTGCTAATGAAAAGACTTTGTTCTTGTTAAATACAGCTCACCAG CGTTCGCTTGCTCAGACACTTGTTCGTTCAGCTTCTGGCATGAGCAATTCAGAGGCATCCAATCT GTATGTGAGGGATCTCATGAGTCATATGGCAAAGTATCTTGTAGAAATGACAAGCAAATCTGACTTCAAAAACATTGCTCAACAACCAGATATTATCCTGATG GTCAGTTGCTTTCTGGAGAGGCTACGGGGGGCTGCGAGTGCCTCAGAACCTCGTACACAAAAAGCGATTTATGAACTCGGATTCTCTGTTATGAATCCTGTTCTAGTTCTTCTGGAGGTCTACAAACACGAG TCTGCAGTTGTGTATCTGATACTTAAGTTTGTAGTCGCCTGGGTGGATGGACAAATAAGCTATCTAGAGCCTCAGGAGACCGCTACTGTTGTTAACTTCTGCATGAGTTTGCTTCAGCTTTACTCATCAAACAATATTGGCAAG ATATCAATAAGTCTGTCAAGCAGCTTACTTACTGAAGCAAAGACTGAGAAGTACAAGGATCTACGTGCTCTTCTCCAGCTCCTTTCAAGCCTTTGTTCCAAAGATCTG GTTGATTTTTCATCAGATTCTACTGAGACACAGGGCACCAACATATCTCAG GTCGTTTACTTTGGTCTTCATATAGTTACTCCTCTACTATCTTTGGACCTGCTTAAATACCCCAAGTTCTGCTATGAT TACTTCTCGTTGCTGTCACATTTATTGGAGGTCTATCCTGAAACCGTTGCACAATTGAACAGCGAAGCGTTTTCTCATGTACTAGGAACTCTTGAGTTTGGCCTTCGTCATCAG GACATGGAAATAGTTGATATGTGTTTGAGAGCGTTGAGAGCTCTTGCTTCTTACCACTATAAGGAAACAAGTGCTGGCAAAGTAGGCTTGGGCTCACATGCTGCAGGTCTAAAGGATTCTGGTGGAAATTTTCAAGAAGGCATTTTGAGCCGGTTCCTTCGCTCGGTGCTGCAGTTGCTCctttttgaggattatag TCCTGACCTGGTCAGCGGTGCAGCAGATGCTCTTCTTCCGCTAATACTTTGCGAACAAAGCCTATACCAG AGATTAGGCAGTGAGTTGATTGAGAGGCAGGCGAATGCAAGCTTGAAATCGCGGCTGACAAATGCATTGCAGCGTCTGACAAGCGCAAACCAGCTTTCGTCTACCCTTGATCGTAAGAACCATCAAGTATTCAGGAAGAATCTCAACAGTTTCCTGATTGAAGTCCGAGGGTTCTTGCGGACAATGTGA
- the LOC103427747 gene encoding uncharacterized protein isoform X1: protein MRKAEYFSKDFEWEDLRAQVENDPSFSYHLLPFEPTSFSLNSVATDQSRSSAADGSHAWNSFHHRHSSGKFFKERRYLLEEFPELVNWKGNSKVLEVGCGNGSTVLPILRGNENIVVYACDCSTEALDRVKETIDASNIAAVEHHFHPFCCDFSVTTFPTWLACNPCRENFTQTSQQRLTDGRGESETDPNYTYALKESKCCVGGVDFVTLIFTLSALPLKRMPESIKECFSVLKPGGLLFFRDYGLYDMTMLRFEEDKRVQFREYMRSDGTRSYFFCLDTVRDLFVGAGFKQLELEYCCVKSVNRRKGKSMQRVWVHGKFQKPV from the exons ATGAGAAAAGCAGAGTACTTCAGCAAGGACTTCGAGTGGGAAGACCTCCGAGCTCAGGTGGAAAACGACCCGTCGTTCAGCTACCACTTGCTGCCTTTCGAACCCACCTCCTTCTCACTGAATTCTGTCGCAACAGATCAATCCCGTTCCTCCGCCGCCGACGGCTCTCACGCGTGGAACAGTTTTCACCACCGTCATTCCTCCGGCAAATTCTTCAAG GAAAGAAGATATTTGTTAGAAGAATTCCCTGAACTAGTTAATTGGAAAGGAAATTCTAAGGTTTTGGAGGTGGGATGCGGTAATGGCAGCACCGTTCTTCCAATATTACG TGGCAATGAGAACATCGTTGTTTATGCTTGTGATTGTAGCACTGAGGCCCTTGACAGGGTTAAGGAGACTATAGATGCCTCTAACATTGCAGCTGTTGAACATCATTTCCATCcattttgttgtgatttttctGTAACTACATTTCCAACGTGGTTGGCCTGCAATCCTTGTCGAGAAAACTTCACACAAACATCGCAGCAGCGCTTGACAG ATGGTAGAGGCGAAAGTGAAACAGATCCAAATTATACATATGCATTGAAAGAAAGTAAATGTTGTGTTGGTGGGGTTGATTTTGTTACCTTG ATATTCACACTGTCAGCATTACCTCTTAAAAGGATGCCAGAGTCCATCAAGGAGTGTTTTTCTGTTTTAAAACCCGGAGGCCTGCTGTTCTTTAGGGATTATG GCCTCTATGACATGACCATGCTTCGATTTGAGGAGGACAAAAGAGTGCAATTCAGGGAGTATATGCGATCAGATGGAACCCGTTCTTATTTCTTCTGTCTAGATACTGTGAGGGATCTATTTGTGGGTGCCGGCTTCAAACAG CTTGAGCTCGAATACTGCTGTGTTAAGTCAGTGAACCGTCGGAAGGGTAAGAGCATGCAAAGGGTGTGGGTTCATGGAAAGTTCCAGAAGCCGGTATGA